In the genome of Synergistota bacterium, one region contains:
- a CDS encoding 2-C-methyl-D-erythritol 2,4-cyclodiphosphate synthase, with protein MEGRIGLGYDIHPLVRGKKLFLGGVEIEHSEGLLGHSDADVVLHSLCDALLGALALGDLGDYFPPGDPVYEGMRSDYFLRKVLMMLKDRGYSPYQVDITVVAQVPRLKKYISAMRENISSMLGIDIGMVSVKAVSPEGLGALGRGEGISAITIVKVVKSNG; from the coding sequence ATGGAGGGAAGAATAGGGTTAGGATATGATATTCATCCTCTTGTAAGAGGCAAAAAGCTTTTTTTGGGAGGGGTGGAAATAGAGCATTCAGAAGGGCTTTTGGGCCACTCGGATGCTGATGTTGTTCTGCATTCTCTATGCGATGCTTTGCTCGGAGCCTTAGCGCTGGGGGATCTCGGAGATTATTTCCCTCCGGGAGATCCGGTGTATGAAGGAATGAGAAGCGATTATTTTCTTAGGAAAGTGCTCATGATGCTAAAAGATAGGGGTTATTCCCCATACCAGGTTGATATAACGGTAGTTGCTCAGGTACCGCGTCTTAAGAAATATATATCTGCGATGAGAGAAAATATATCATCCATGCTTGGCATAGATATAGGGATGGTTAGCGTAAAGGCGGTTAGTCCTGAGGGGCTGGGAGCTCTTGGAAGGGGAGAAGGAATTTCAGCTATAACTATCGTGAAGGTGGTGAAGAGCAATGGGTAA
- a CDS encoding TRAM domain-containing protein produces the protein MEKLLQITFVLLGVGIGYQVGLYTLKYIEHPLTAVGKMSLVGAITVFGGFIMYIFSPGIIGSILRVVSKVESDLQKFPATDIAIGLLGLILGLVIANLLAVSLTPIPIIGDYFPLILNIAFGYLGVRLALTKKEEIISFFGSIPRLKDRFSFKGLKRDSAYGEMVCPKIVDTSVIIDGRIFDIYKSGFLEGVILIPKFVLNELQYVADSTDPMKRNRGRRGLDVLTKLQSEGGNNVKIYEGDVEGRNVDEKLISLAKKLNAEIITTDYNLNKVANIEGIKVLNINELANALKPVVLPGEELVIQIIREGKEMGQGVGYLDDGTMVVVEEGKYYIGKTVEISVTSVLQTAAGRMIFGKIKKVLR, from the coding sequence GTGGAAAAGCTCCTTCAGATAACCTTCGTTCTCCTCGGCGTGGGAATAGGATATCAGGTTGGCTTATATACTCTCAAATATATAGAGCATCCGTTGACCGCGGTGGGTAAAATGAGCCTGGTTGGTGCTATTACGGTCTTCGGGGGCTTTATTATGTACATATTTTCTCCAGGCATAATAGGTTCCATTTTGAGAGTGGTTAGCAAGGTTGAAAGTGATCTTCAAAAATTTCCGGCTACCGATATAGCGATAGGTTTGCTTGGGTTGATCTTGGGGCTTGTGATTGCCAATCTCTTAGCGGTTTCTCTTACCCCCATTCCGATAATAGGGGATTACTTTCCCTTGATACTTAACATAGCCTTTGGATATTTAGGTGTCAGATTAGCGCTCACTAAAAAGGAAGAGATAATATCGTTTTTCGGATCTATTCCACGGCTTAAGGATAGGTTTTCCTTTAAAGGGTTGAAAAGAGATAGTGCTTATGGGGAGATGGTTTGTCCAAAGATAGTAGATACGAGTGTTATAATAGATGGAAGAATATTTGATATTTATAAAAGCGGTTTCCTCGAGGGTGTGATTCTGATACCGAAATTCGTTCTCAATGAGCTCCAGTATGTTGCGGATTCCACGGATCCGATGAAGAGAAACAGGGGAAGGAGGGGCCTTGATGTTTTAACCAAGCTACAGAGTGAGGGAGGGAATAACGTCAAGATATACGAGGGAGATGTAGAGGGGAGAAACGTTGATGAGAAGCTTATATCTCTTGCTAAGAAACTCAATGCTGAGATAATAACCACGGATTACAATTTAAATAAAGTTGCTAATATAGAAGGAATAAAGGTGCTCAATATAAACGAGTTGGCTAATGCGCTGAAGCCTGTGGTTCTGCCCGGTGAGGAGCTCGTCATTCAGATAATAAGAGAGGGTAAAGAAATGGGGCAGGGAGTAGGATATCTTGATGATGGAACGATGGTAGTTGTTGAGGAGGGAAAGTATTATATAGGTAAAACCGTTGAGATTTCTGTGACGAGCGTTCTTCAAACCGCGGCGGGCAGGATGATATTCGGCAAGATAAAGAAGGTGTTAAGATAG
- the recR gene encoding recombination protein RecR — protein sequence MVLAKSLKELIALLSELPGLGEKSSQRIVFYLLREKPERVRRIADLLVEVREKLRPCSVCGALSDSDPCGICSDPSRDRSVICVVEDTLDLLSIERASCYKGVYHVLGGLISFVEGRSPEDINIEGLINRVRNGDVREVILALDPSVEGDTTMFYIAELLKPFRVKITRLAFGIPIGGDIEMADSLTLTKAFEGRRMIEEV from the coding sequence TTGGTTTTAGCCAAGTCTCTTAAGGAACTTATAGCGCTTTTAAGCGAGCTTCCGGGATTGGGAGAAAAGAGCTCTCAACGAATCGTTTTTTATCTCCTTAGAGAAAAGCCTGAGAGAGTTAGAAGGATAGCCGATCTTCTCGTTGAGGTGCGTGAGAAGCTAAGACCGTGTTCCGTGTGTGGGGCTCTTAGTGATAGCGATCCGTGTGGTATATGTTCTGATCCTTCGAGAGACCGATCGGTTATATGTGTTGTAGAGGATACTCTTGATCTTTTAAGCATAGAGAGAGCATCGTGTTATAAGGGAGTTTATCACGTTTTGGGTGGACTTATATCGTTTGTTGAGGGGAGAAGCCCTGAGGATATAAATATTGAGGGGTTAATAAACAGGGTTAGAAATGGGGATGTGAGGGAGGTTATATTAGCTCTTGACCCGAGCGTCGAGGGAGATACTACTATGTTTTATATAGCAGAGCTTCTTAAGCCTTTTAGGGTTAAGATTACACGTCTTGCCTTTGGAATTCCCATAGGCGGGGATATAGAAATGGCGGATTCGTTGACTTTAACGAAGGCTTTCGAGGGTAGGAGGATGATAGAGGAGGTGTGA
- a CDS encoding YbaB/EbfC family nucleoid-associated protein: MKGVFFLGGKLFKQLQDRLVKVQQELAMETVEGSAGGGMVRVVANGQQEILEVHIEPEVVNPEDVEMLSDLIVAATNDALKKARELAMSRMGSLLGGMKLPWF; encoded by the coding sequence ATTAAGGGGGTGTTTTTCTTGGGAGGGAAATTATTTAAACAGCTTCAGGATAGGCTCGTAAAGGTTCAGCAGGAACTTGCTATGGAAACGGTTGAGGGATCCGCTGGTGGTGGTATGGTAAGGGTTGTGGCTAACGGTCAGCAGGAGATACTGGAAGTTCATATAGAACCGGAGGTTGTTAATCCCGAGGATGTTGAAATGCTTTCCGATCTTATAGTTGCTGCTACGAACGATGCCTTAAAGAAGGCTCGTGAGCTGGCGATGAGCAGGATGGGAAGTCTTCTGGGAGGTATGAAGCTCCCTTGGTTTTAG
- a CDS encoding 23S rRNA (pseudouridine(1915)-N(3))-methyltransferase RlmH produces MAYRIRVVAVGKIRQSFYKDAINEYLKRLKPLCRISIDEIPESGDPETEGKKILKALRERDFLIALDERGEMITSMGLSQKLEELFVKGREPVFILGGIKGLSEEVRKRVSCVWSLSRLTFTHELARVILFEQIYRAFKIMRKEPYHY; encoded by the coding sequence ATGGCTTACAGGATAAGGGTAGTAGCAGTGGGGAAAATAAGGCAGTCCTTCTATAAAGATGCTATAAATGAGTACTTAAAAAGGCTTAAACCGCTTTGTAGGATAAGTATCGATGAAATTCCGGAAAGCGGTGACCCAGAGACCGAGGGAAAGAAGATATTAAAGGCCTTAAGGGAAAGGGATTTTCTTATAGCCCTTGATGAAAGGGGAGAGATGATAACGTCTATGGGACTTTCACAGAAGCTCGAGGAGCTTTTTGTTAAAGGACGGGAGCCGGTCTTCATTCTCGGGGGGATAAAAGGGTTATCCGAGGAGGTTAGGAAGCGTGTCTCATGTGTTTGGTCTCTTTCGAGATTGACTTTCACGCATGAGCTCGCGAGAGTGATACTTTTTGAGCAAATATATAGGGCTTTTAAGATAATGAGGAAAGAGCCCTATCACTATTAA
- a CDS encoding DUF951 domain-containing protein → MRVGSIVALRKAHPCGGRKWKVIRTGADVKLRCMRCGREIWLPRSRLKRLMVKHGLQDKGSSSGENKAVLL, encoded by the coding sequence ATGAGGGTTGGAAGTATTGTCGCTCTGAGGAAGGCTCACCCTTGCGGGGGACGGAAGTGGAAAGTCATAAGAACGGGTGCAGATGTTAAGCTTAGATGTATGAGATGTGGCAGAGAAATATGGCTTCCAAGAAGCAGGTTAAAGAGGTTGATGGTTAAGCATGGCTTACAGGATAAGGGTAGTAGCAGTGGGGAAAATAAGGCAGTCCTTCTATAA
- a CDS encoding peptidoglycan DD-metalloendopeptidase family protein, with protein sequence MSKKWFSFLLFILLLLPSVSFAINYDAEIEKRQKLLERIKKQLRYQEKLIKYKARKEKSILAQINRLDKEIERKRLEIKITDFKIRKLKSEIDKKRKLIARLLRELEEKRALLSSRIKAMYRYGRIGYLEALLKASSWEDLALRGLYLKRIASYEASLIDEIRRKEMKVSKEKALLERKLKRFFALKRTLQKEMAELGRKKLRRQALLKKIQKEKKLYQRARAEFEELSRKLELAIRKLILEKKMASSRRVVSGGSFRLGYRRVRLVWPVRGRITSGFGYRIHPIFKTKRFHAGIDIAAPTGTAVKAAASGEVLYAGWLRGYGKVIIILHRGGMATVYAHLRDIVVREGQRVAQGEIIGSVGSTGWSTGPHLYFEVRIDGRAVNPLKYLPR encoded by the coding sequence TTGAGTAAGAAGTGGTTTTCTTTTTTACTATTCATTCTTCTGCTGCTTCCGTCAGTTTCGTTTGCCATAAATTATGATGCGGAGATAGAGAAGAGGCAAAAGCTTCTCGAGAGGATAAAAAAACAACTTAGATATCAGGAAAAACTGATAAAGTACAAGGCGAGGAAGGAGAAGAGCATTCTCGCTCAGATTAATCGTCTTGATAAGGAGATAGAGAGAAAAAGACTTGAGATTAAGATAACCGATTTCAAGATAAGAAAGCTTAAAAGTGAGATAGATAAAAAAAGAAAGCTTATAGCGAGATTGCTTCGGGAGCTCGAGGAGAAAAGGGCGCTTCTCTCAAGCAGAATTAAGGCTATGTATAGGTATGGCAGGATAGGGTATCTTGAGGCTCTTCTTAAGGCTTCCTCGTGGGAGGATCTTGCCTTAAGAGGCCTTTATCTTAAGAGAATAGCTTCTTATGAAGCCTCGCTCATTGATGAGATAAGACGCAAAGAGATGAAAGTCTCTAAGGAAAAGGCTCTCCTTGAGAGGAAGCTAAAGAGATTCTTTGCGCTTAAAAGAACGCTCCAGAAAGAGATGGCAGAGCTTGGGAGGAAGAAATTGAGGAGACAGGCTCTGCTTAAAAAAATACAAAAGGAGAAGAAACTTTACCAAAGAGCTCGTGCGGAATTTGAGGAGCTCTCGCGAAAGCTTGAATTAGCTATAAGAAAGCTAATCTTAGAGAAGAAGATGGCTTCTTCGAGAAGGGTGGTGAGTGGGGGGAGCTTTAGGCTTGGATACAGAAGGGTGAGATTAGTATGGCCCGTAAGAGGGAGAATTACCTCAGGCTTTGGCTATAGAATTCATCCTATATTTAAGACGAAGAGGTTCCATGCTGGGATAGATATAGCTGCTCCTACGGGGACTGCGGTTAAGGCAGCTGCAAGCGGTGAGGTGCTTTATGCTGGCTGGCTAAGAGGATATGGCAAAGTTATTATAATACTTCATAGAGGGGGAATGGCTACAGTTTATGCCCATTTGAGAGATATAGTCGTCAGAGAGGGACAAAGAGTCGCGCAAGGGGAAATAATAGGTAGCGTTGGCTCTACTGGTTGGTCAACGGGGCCTCATCTTTATTTCGAGGTCAGAATTGATGGCAGGGCGGTGAATCCTCTTAAGTATCTTCCAAGATGA
- the ftsX gene encoding permease-like cell division protein FtsX, protein MRRLGYFVREALKGLWRHGFMSFLTITTIFIVLFIMGLFALIGLNLHFAVGSLSQSLRIKLVLRGNPTPADVQRVYARLLALKEVKEARFISRGEGLRRLAKELGRGDLLELLKSNPLPDVFDIRVKRASDIEEVVRIIKSWRETEDVIYGREAARKLLAIQKFLLYGGGALGLILGVAALLVIFNTVRLVVYARREEIEIMRLVGATRWFIRFPFLFEGVILGGIGGGLASALLFFAYKEAVRFISVQFPFVPLISNISVLYKLCGAISIAGLLIGLIGGLFAVQKFLGGVTLE, encoded by the coding sequence ATGCGTAGGCTTGGATATTTCGTCAGAGAAGCTCTTAAAGGACTATGGCGGCATGGATTTATGAGCTTTCTCACGATAACGACGATATTTATAGTGCTTTTTATAATGGGGCTTTTCGCTCTGATAGGTTTGAATCTGCATTTCGCCGTAGGATCGCTTTCGCAGAGTCTTCGAATAAAGCTCGTGCTTAGAGGGAATCCTACCCCAGCAGATGTTCAAAGAGTTTATGCTCGTCTTCTCGCCCTGAAGGAGGTTAAGGAGGCGAGGTTTATATCCCGTGGGGAGGGCTTAAGAAGGTTAGCTAAGGAGCTTGGCAGGGGTGACCTGCTTGAGCTTCTTAAGAGTAATCCTTTACCGGATGTATTCGATATAAGGGTTAAACGAGCCTCTGATATAGAAGAAGTTGTAAGGATTATAAAGAGCTGGAGGGAAACTGAGGATGTTATATATGGGAGAGAGGCAGCTCGAAAACTTCTTGCTATCCAGAAATTCCTTTTGTATGGAGGAGGAGCTTTGGGGTTAATACTCGGTGTAGCTGCCCTGCTTGTTATATTCAATACCGTTAGGCTCGTCGTTTACGCGAGGAGAGAAGAGATAGAGATAATGAGACTCGTTGGGGCTACCCGATGGTTTATAAGATTTCCGTTTCTATTCGAAGGAGTAATTTTGGGAGGGATAGGGGGTGGGCTTGCGTCTGCTCTGCTGTTTTTTGCCTATAAAGAAGCAGTCAGGTTCATCTCGGTGCAGTTTCCCTTCGTCCCACTAATAAGCAATATAAGCGTTCTTTATAAACTATGTGGGGCGATATCGATCGCTGGCTTACTGATAGGATTGATAGGTGGACTTTTTGCGGTGCAAAAGTTTCTCGGAGGGGTTACACTTGAGTAA
- the ftsE gene encoding cell division ATP-binding protein FtsE, with translation MIRFSAVTKVYPHRIVALRDVSVHIEKGEFVFLIGPTGSGKTTFLKLIYREIKPTRGSVYVMGENLAKMKERRIPYLRRQIGVVFQDFKLLPYKNVCENIAFALEVIGCNPAEIEARVEEVLERVGLSHRSHLLPYQLSGGERQRAAMARALVNDPPILLADEPTGNLDFEAAKSIIDLLVEANLRGTTVVVATHNRDIVNALRKRVIALKDGTVVRDDKEGGYDA, from the coding sequence TTGATAAGGTTTAGCGCGGTGACTAAGGTTTACCCTCACAGAATAGTAGCCTTAAGAGATGTTAGCGTGCATATAGAAAAGGGAGAATTCGTCTTTCTGATAGGTCCCACGGGTTCTGGTAAGACAACCTTCCTTAAGCTTATATACCGAGAGATAAAGCCGACACGGGGCAGTGTTTACGTTATGGGAGAAAACCTCGCGAAGATGAAAGAGAGAAGGATCCCTTATTTAAGAAGGCAAATAGGGGTGGTATTTCAGGATTTCAAGCTTTTACCTTATAAAAACGTTTGTGAGAATATTGCTTTTGCTCTCGAGGTTATAGGTTGCAATCCTGCAGAAATAGAAGCACGGGTTGAAGAGGTTCTCGAAAGGGTTGGTTTATCTCATAGAAGTCATCTGCTTCCCTATCAGCTTTCTGGAGGAGAACGTCAAAGGGCGGCAATGGCAAGAGCGCTTGTGAACGATCCCCCCATACTTCTTGCCGATGAACCCACGGGTAATCTTGACTTTGAAGCAGCAAAAAGCATTATAGATCTTTTAGTAGAGGCGAACCTTCGCGGAACCACGGTCGTTGTTGCGACCCATAACAGGGATATAGTAAACGCTTTAAGAAAAAGGGTTATAGCTCTTAAAGATGGGACCGTAGTAAGGGACGATAAAGAAGGGGGATATGATGCGTAG
- a CDS encoding transketolase family protein, giving the protein MVAKRSLRDAYGEALIKLGEEREDIVVFDADLSSSTRTSKFASRFPNRFFNMGIAEANMMSTASGLALSGKTVFASTFAVFASCRAYDQVRVAIAYSKANVKIVATHGGITVGEDGATHHAIEDIALMRVMPNFKVLATCDYESTYSMVLKIAEEEGPFYLRLTRVSLPELYERGENFDIGEGKLLKEGSDLTLISEGPLVHEALLASQMLEKEGISVEVIDCYSIKPLPEELILDSVSKTGRVMTAEDHSIIGGLGGAIAELLSERKPLPLKRLGIPDKFCFSGSASDLLKYMGLDALGIAREVKDFLDKV; this is encoded by the coding sequence ATGGTTGCTAAAAGAAGCCTTAGAGATGCTTATGGTGAGGCTCTTATTAAGCTGGGTGAGGAAAGAGAGGACATAGTGGTTTTCGATGCTGATCTTTCTTCCTCCACAAGGACAAGCAAGTTTGCTTCTCGCTTTCCAAACAGGTTTTTTAATATGGGGATAGCTGAGGCGAACATGATGTCTACCGCTTCAGGTTTGGCTTTATCTGGAAAGACCGTGTTTGCAAGCACGTTTGCTGTGTTTGCAAGCTGTAGAGCTTATGACCAGGTTAGGGTGGCTATAGCTTACTCTAAGGCTAACGTTAAGATCGTTGCCACTCATGGAGGGATAACCGTTGGGGAGGATGGCGCGACACATCATGCCATAGAAGATATAGCTCTTATGAGGGTTATGCCTAACTTCAAAGTTCTTGCAACTTGCGACTATGAATCTACTTACTCTATGGTGTTGAAGATAGCGGAAGAGGAAGGACCATTCTATCTTCGCTTGACCAGGGTTTCACTACCTGAGCTCTATGAAAGGGGAGAGAATTTCGATATTGGAGAGGGAAAGCTTCTTAAGGAAGGGAGCGATCTCACGCTCATATCGGAGGGCCCGCTGGTTCATGAGGCTCTTTTGGCGTCTCAGATGTTGGAAAAGGAGGGCATTTCGGTGGAGGTTATAGATTGCTATTCTATAAAGCCTTTACCCGAGGAGCTCATTTTGGATAGCGTTTCTAAAACGGGAAGGGTTATGACCGCTGAAGATCACAGCATTATAGGTGGGCTTGGTGGAGCGATCGCGGAGCTTCTTTCCGAGAGGAAGCCGCTCCCGCTTAAAAGATTGGGAATTCCGGATAAATTTTGCTTCTCTGGAAGCGCTTCCGATCTTCTTAAATATATGGGGCTTGATGCTTTGGGTATCGCGAGAGAGGTGAAAGATTTCCTTGATAAGGTTTAG
- a CDS encoding transketolase, which translates to MRKPSVELIEKLRDIAKEVRRDVVKMTGIAGSGHPGGSLSAVEILVSLYFARMRHNPKDPYWPERDRFVLSKGHAAPALYSILSLCGYFPREELWTLRKVGSRLQGHPSRLDTPGVEASTGSLGIGFGIAQGMAIAGKLDRKDYRVFVLLGDGEIEEGMVWEVAMSSAHYHLDNFTAILDYNGLQIDGSVHEVMSPYPIASKWRAFGWEVFEVDGHDFYQILEAFDRVEEIRGAPSIIIAHTVKGKGVSFMENNVAFHGKAPKPEEVEIALRELGEE; encoded by the coding sequence ATGAGAAAGCCGTCTGTCGAACTTATAGAGAAGCTCAGGGATATAGCAAAAGAGGTTAGACGCGATGTGGTTAAGATGACGGGCATTGCGGGGTCGGGACATCCTGGAGGCTCGTTGTCTGCGGTTGAAATTCTCGTTTCCCTTTATTTTGCGAGAATGAGGCATAATCCTAAGGATCCTTATTGGCCTGAGAGGGATAGGTTTGTTCTATCGAAAGGGCACGCGGCTCCCGCACTATATTCCATTTTGTCGCTTTGTGGGTACTTCCCCCGGGAGGAGCTCTGGACCCTTAGAAAGGTGGGATCTCGCCTCCAGGGACATCCTTCAAGGCTTGACACTCCCGGCGTTGAGGCTTCCACGGGTTCCTTGGGAATAGGCTTTGGTATAGCTCAAGGTATGGCAATAGCTGGGAAGCTTGATAGGAAAGATTACAGGGTTTTCGTTCTGCTGGGCGATGGGGAAATAGAGGAAGGAATGGTTTGGGAAGTTGCAATGTCCTCTGCTCATTATCATCTTGATAATTTCACCGCGATACTTGACTATAACGGGTTGCAGATAGATGGTTCGGTTCATGAGGTTATGTCTCCCTATCCCATAGCTTCCAAGTGGAGAGCTTTTGGGTGGGAGGTTTTTGAGGTAGATGGGCATGATTTTTACCAAATACTCGAGGCTTTCGATAGGGTCGAGGAAATTAGAGGGGCTCCCTCAATCATTATAGCCCACACCGTTAAGGGGAAAGGGGTATCTTTTATGGAGAATAATGTAGCATTTCATGGAAAAGCGCCTAAACCTGAGGAAGTTGAAATTGCGCTTAGAGAGCTTGGGGAGGAATAG
- a CDS encoding polysaccharide pyruvyl transferase family protein — MRVFISGYYGFGNLGDEMLLDALKKLLLLVGVGREDLIVLSASPQKTYEEHGLPSMRRGDLLAIFKTIRKNDLLISGPGGLFQDITGPFTPAFYATHLFLAWIKGAKIWVYGQSLGPIKRKINMALLKLALERASLITLRDSGMKSIVPKEKLCFTPDPAFSLEFSHAHQERKGICFVFRQWKWNLEEIIQEALKLGHPLTLVSFQPSVEREVGLRLSRRYNLPFVMLDNWLEACELISSFEVVIGMRLHSLVISAITSTPFIGIGYDPKVKNLCIPLGMPCIDLKGVDFLYRYTNDLMVKWNEISNELREKVELLREKVRVVFKECWNLLLEGGSTRE; from the coding sequence ATGAGAGTTTTTATATCAGGTTATTACGGCTTCGGGAATCTCGGGGATGAAATGCTTCTCGATGCTCTTAAGAAACTGCTTTTACTTGTGGGTGTTGGAAGGGAGGATCTGATTGTCTTATCGGCTTCTCCTCAAAAGACGTATGAGGAACACGGTCTCCCCTCCATGCGGAGGGGAGACCTTTTAGCTATCTTTAAGACCATACGTAAGAATGATCTATTGATAAGTGGTCCAGGCGGGTTGTTTCAGGATATAACAGGTCCCTTTACTCCAGCGTTCTATGCCACTCATCTTTTTCTCGCTTGGATTAAAGGAGCGAAGATCTGGGTTTATGGTCAGAGCTTAGGTCCCATAAAAAGGAAGATAAACATGGCTCTTCTTAAGCTCGCTCTGGAGAGGGCTTCTCTTATAACCTTGAGGGATAGCGGGATGAAGAGCATCGTTCCGAAGGAGAAGCTCTGCTTTACACCAGATCCTGCCTTTTCTCTTGAGTTTTCTCACGCTCATCAGGAAAGAAAGGGAATATGCTTTGTCTTTAGGCAGTGGAAATGGAATTTAGAGGAAATCATTCAGGAGGCTTTAAAGCTTGGTCATCCCTTGACCTTGGTTTCATTTCAGCCCTCCGTTGAAAGAGAGGTGGGTTTAAGGCTCTCCCGGAGATATAATTTGCCGTTTGTGATGCTCGACAACTGGCTTGAGGCTTGTGAGCTCATTTCCTCGTTTGAGGTGGTCATTGGAATGAGGCTTCACTCGCTTGTGATCTCCGCTATAACTTCTACTCCATTTATAGGCATAGGTTATGATCCAAAGGTTAAAAACTTATGTATACCTCTTGGTATGCCATGTATCGATCTTAAGGGGGTGGACTTTCTCTATAGATATACGAATGATCTCATGGTAAAATGGAATGAGATATCAAACGAGCTTAGGGAGAAAGTAGAGCTCCTGAGAGAGAAGGTGAGAGTGGTTTTTAAGGAATGTTGGAATCTTCTCTTGGAAGGGGGAAGCACAAGAGAATGA
- the maf gene encoding septum formation protein Maf, giving the protein MRLILASSSPRRQDLLRMIGLRFDVIPPSDVEEKFDLGESPENLAIKLALLKAESVAEKFLPFLGKNERALVIGADTLVELDGELLGKPASWEDAFYMLELLQGKTHRVLTGLGVVELPSLNKESACEITLVSFSPLSREEIELYLRSGEWSGKAGAYAIQGRASLFVERIEGCYFNVVGLPLGLLRRTLLKFGVDILAFGGGGA; this is encoded by the coding sequence GAGAAGACAGGATCTCTTAAGGATGATAGGGTTGCGTTTTGATGTGATTCCTCCTTCAGATGTGGAGGAAAAGTTTGATTTGGGAGAAAGTCCGGAGAATCTCGCTATTAAGCTCGCGCTTCTTAAGGCGGAAAGCGTGGCTGAGAAGTTTCTCCCCTTTCTCGGTAAAAACGAAAGAGCCTTGGTTATAGGGGCTGATACGTTGGTTGAACTTGATGGAGAACTTCTCGGAAAACCTGCTTCGTGGGAAGATGCCTTTTACATGCTTGAGCTTCTTCAAGGGAAAACGCACAGAGTTTTAACCGGCTTAGGGGTTGTTGAGCTTCCCTCTTTGAATAAGGAAAGTGCTTGTGAAATAACGCTTGTCAGCTTTTCTCCCCTTTCACGTGAGGAGATAGAGCTTTATCTTAGAAGCGGTGAGTGGAGTGGTAAGGCAGGAGCTTATGCTATTCAGGGGAGGGCTTCTCTTTTTGTAGAGCGGATAGAGGGATGCTATTTTAACGTTGTTGGCTTGCCCTTGGGCCTTTTAAGAAGAACCTTGCTTAAGTTTGGAGTGGATATTCTTGCTTTTGGGGGTGGAGGCGCGTGA